In a genomic window of Balaenoptera ricei isolate mBalRic1 chromosome 3, mBalRic1.hap2, whole genome shotgun sequence:
- the GIPC3 gene encoding PDZ domain-containing protein GIPC3 isoform X2, whose amino-acid sequence METTAAREARGAEAPRLPAPPPSPAEPPAASPTPAAPRARPRLVFRTQLAHGSPTGKIEGFTNVRELYAKIAEAFGIAPTEILFCTLNSHKVDMQKLLGGQIGLEDFIFAHVRGETKEVEVTKTEDALGLTITDNGAGYAFIKRIKEGSIINRIEAVCVGDSIEAINDHSIVGCRHYEVAKMLRELPKLQPFTLRLVQPKRAFDMIGQRSRSSKCPMEAKVSSGRETLRLRSGGAATVEEVPSEFEEEASRRVDDLLESYMGIRDPELASTMVETSKKTVSVQEFARHLDSVLGEFAFPDEFVVEVWAAIGEAREACG is encoded by the exons ATGGAGACCACAGCGGCCCGCGAGGCCCGGGGGGCCGAGGCCCCACGCCTGCCCGCGCCCCCGCCCTCGCCCGCCGAGCCCCCGGCTGCGTCCCCCACCCCGGCCGCGCCCCGAGCCCGCCCGCGCCTCGTCTTCCGCACGCAGCTGGCTCACGGCAGCCCCACGGGCAAGATCGAGGGCTTCACCAACGTCCGCGAGCTTTACGCCAAGATCGCCGAGGCCTTCGGGATCGCGCCCACCGAG ATCTTATTCTGCACCCTAAACAGCCACAAAGTGGACATGCAGAAACTCCTGGGCGGCCAGATAGGGTTGGAGGACTTTATCTTTGCCCACGTGCGCGGCGAGACCAAAGAGGTGGAGGTCACTAAGACCGAGGACGCCCTGGGACTGACCATCACTGACAACGGGGCTGGCTATGCCTTCATCAAG AGGATCAAGGAAGGCAGCATCATCAACCGAATCGAGGCAGTGTGCGTGGGCGACAGCATTGAGGCCATCAACGACCACTCAATCGTTGGCTGCCGCCACTACGAGGTGGCCAAGATGCTCCGGGAGCTGCCCAAGTTGCAGCCTTTCACCCTGCGCCTGGTTCAGCCCAAGAGAGCCTTTG ATATGATCGGCCAGAGGAGCCGGAGCAGCAAATGCCCCATGGAGGCAAAAGTCAGCAGCGGGAGGGAGACCCTGCGGCTTCGGTCTGGGGGGGCCGCCACCGTGGAGGAAGTG CCTAGTGAATTTGAGGAAGAGGCATCTCGGAGGGTAGATGACCTGCTGGAGAGCTACATGGGCATTCGGGACCCAGAGCTGG CGTCCACCATGGTGGAGACATCCAAGAAGACAGTGAGTGTCCAGGAGTTTGCACGCCATTTAGACTCCGTCTTGGGCGAGTTCGCCTTCCCGGACGAGTTTGTGGTGGAGGTGTGGGCCGCCATCGGCGAGGCCAGGGAGGCCTGTGGCTAG
- the GIPC3 gene encoding PDZ domain-containing protein GIPC3 isoform X1 has protein sequence METTAAREARGAEAPRLPAPPPSPAEPPAASPTPAAPRARPRLVFRTQLAHGSPTGKIEGFTNVRELYAKIAEAFGIAPTEILFCTLNSHKVDMQKLLGGQIGLEDFIFAHVRGETKEVEVTKTEDALGLTITDNGAGYAFIKRIKEGSIINRIEAVCVGDSIEAINDHSIVGCRHYEVAKMLRELPKLQPFTLRLVQPKRAFDMIGQRSRSSKCPMEAKVSSGRETLRLRSGGAATVEEVPSEFEEEASRRVDDLLESYMGIRDPELGKGPGVHHGGDIQEDSECPGVCTPFRLRLGRVRLPGRVCGGGVGRHRRGQGGLWLVCPGAERSPSPEPSPLPQPSRPVPQAQPCSGVQKPRSETQPCSRTQLSSETKPRSETGITSRTHTSFERESSPETRPCSRTQLSLETKPRSETGITSRTHASFETKPSPETRPCSRTQPSSETKPRSETQPCPRTQLSSETKLPSRAKASSETKFTSRTHTSFETKPSSETKPSSGTQASSEVQFITRTQSSSEMKPRSRTQLSSRTQDSSEAKLSSDIKSSLGTQTSFKSHPSSEIKPSSESQASFMTQPCLKTRPNSGTQDSSMTQLYLDTWSSSETPVSSGTQVRLKKQPSSRSHISSGFKDSSQTQPYCHAQTSSGTQMHAAEQPRSRPHPHTRAQSSSSDESSSETEPSSRPQTSATSRPVSRIQTSSGPPSIPGARPASRAPLDAKPRPHCRTQSSSRTSSSSGTQTDFKAWPISRVQSSSGTPPSSRTQLSSREQAGSEIPSSSKTQSTAETHLSSRIQLESGPGTQTNAAIDLSSTALSSSESRPSSRTQPCLGAQKTSGTQLISETLPSSRKQLQTTPPGSSGIEPDFGRQTSSGTQLISRAQPSSGTQTSSIIQPSSGAQFSSRTQPSSTIQFSSEITPSSETQTSSRIQPSSGTQPSSRTQTSSGTQLISETQPSATMQPLAGVHLISGTQTSSRTHTSSGTQLNSETQPSSGTQTSARIQPSSGAQLCSRTQFSSRIQFISETHHSSETQTSSRTQPSSGIHLSSRTESVSETQSSSRSQTSSRIQLSSRNGLRPQTPGLDPRTQPDPTPPARPQHPGPPPRAPPPGPRRVSHPQPHDLVQGAQADTGPGRSPSTSALVPQPWSPSAPQKPALPPKPQLGPQKSTLPTKSVIPSSATRAALLHSQPPEPSARGPAPSAMLREPGPAPQASEPFPYHGGL, from the exons ATGGAGACCACAGCGGCCCGCGAGGCCCGGGGGGCCGAGGCCCCACGCCTGCCCGCGCCCCCGCCCTCGCCCGCCGAGCCCCCGGCTGCGTCCCCCACCCCGGCCGCGCCCCGAGCCCGCCCGCGCCTCGTCTTCCGCACGCAGCTGGCTCACGGCAGCCCCACGGGCAAGATCGAGGGCTTCACCAACGTCCGCGAGCTTTACGCCAAGATCGCCGAGGCCTTCGGGATCGCGCCCACCGAG ATCTTATTCTGCACCCTAAACAGCCACAAAGTGGACATGCAGAAACTCCTGGGCGGCCAGATAGGGTTGGAGGACTTTATCTTTGCCCACGTGCGCGGCGAGACCAAAGAGGTGGAGGTCACTAAGACCGAGGACGCCCTGGGACTGACCATCACTGACAACGGGGCTGGCTATGCCTTCATCAAG AGGATCAAGGAAGGCAGCATCATCAACCGAATCGAGGCAGTGTGCGTGGGCGACAGCATTGAGGCCATCAACGACCACTCAATCGTTGGCTGCCGCCACTACGAGGTGGCCAAGATGCTCCGGGAGCTGCCCAAGTTGCAGCCTTTCACCCTGCGCCTGGTTCAGCCCAAGAGAGCCTTTG ATATGATCGGCCAGAGGAGCCGGAGCAGCAAATGCCCCATGGAGGCAAAAGTCAGCAGCGGGAGGGAGACCCTGCGGCTTCGGTCTGGGGGGGCCGCCACCGTGGAGGAAGTG CCTAGTGAATTTGAGGAAGAGGCATCTCGGAGGGTAGATGACCTGCTGGAGAGCTACATGGGCATTCGGGACCCAGAGCTGGGTAAGGGGCCAGG CGTCCACCATGGTGGAGACATCCAAGAAGACAGTGAGTGTCCAGGAGTTTGCACGCCATTTAGACTCCGTCTTGGGCGAGTTCGCCTTCCCGGACGAGTTTGTGGTGGAGGTGTGGGCCGCCATCGGCGAGGCCAGGGAGGCCTGTGGCTAGTCTGCCCCGGGGCCGAGCGCAGCCCCAGCCCGgagcccagccccctgccccagccctcccGGCCAGTTCCCCAAGCCCAGCCCTGCTCTGGAGTCCAGAAGCCCAGATCTGAGACCCAGCCCTGCTCTAGAACCCAGCTCAGCTCAGAGACCAAGCCCAGATCTGAGACTGGCATCACCTCTAGAACCCACACCAGTTTTGAGAGAGAGTCCAGCCCTGAGACTCGGCCATGCTCTAGAACCCAGCTCAGCTTGGAGACCAAGCCCAGATCTGAGACTGGTATCACCTCTAGAACCCATGCCAGTTTTGAGACCAAGCCCAGCCCTGAGACTCGGCCATGCTCTAGAACCCAGCCCAGCTCAGAGACCAAGCCCAGATCtgagacccagccctgccctagaacccagctcAGCTCGGAGACCAAGCTCCCCTCTAGAGCCAAGGCCAGCTCTGAGACCAAGTTCACCTCTAGAACCCATACCAGTTTTGAGACCAAGCCCAGCTCTGAGACCAAGCCCTCCTCTGGAACCCAGGCCAGCTCTGAGGTCCAGTTCATCACTAGAACCCAATCCAGTTCTGAGATGAAACCCAGATCCAGAACCCAGCTCTCCTCTAGAACCCAGGACAGCTCTGAGGCTAAGCTGAGCTCTGATATAAAGTCAAGTTTGGGAACCCAGACAAGTTTTAAGAGCCACCCCAGCTCTGAAATCAAACCTAGTTCTGAAAGCCAGGCCAGCTTTATGACCCAGCCCTGCCTTAAAACTCGACCCAACTCTGGAACGCAAGACAGCTCCATGACCCAGCTGTACCTGGACACCTGGTCTAGCTCAGAAACGCCAGTTAGTTCTGGAACCCAGGTGAGACTCAAGAAGCAGCCCAGTTCCAGAAGCCACATCAGCTCAGGATTCAAAGACAGTTCCCAAACCCAACCCTATTGTCATGCCCAGACCAGCTCAGGAACCCAGatgcatgctgcagagcagcccAGGTCCAGACCCCACCCCCATACTAGGGCCCAGTCCAGCTCCAGTGATGAGTCCAGCTCAGAGACTGAGCCCAGCTCTAGACCCCAGACTAGTGCAACAAGCAGGCCTGTCTCCAGAATTCAGACAAGCTCTGGACCCCCATCCATCCCTGGGGCAAGGCCCGCCTCCAGAGCGCCACTTGATGCCAAGCCCCGCCCTCACTGCAGAACACAGAGCAGCTCTAGAACGTCATCCAGCTCTGGGACCCAGACAGACTTCAAGGCTTGGCCGATTTCCAGAGTTCAGTCTAGCTCAGGCACCCCACCCAGCTCCAGAACTCAGCTCAGTTCTAGAGAACAGGCTGGCTCTGAAATCCCATCCAGCTCTAAAACACAGTCAACTGCTGAGACCCACTTGAGTTCCAGAATCCAACTAGAGTCTGGTCCTGGGACCCAGACCAATGCAGCAATAGACTTAAGCTCCACAGCTCTGTCGAGCTCTGAGAGCAGGCCCAGctccaggacccagccctgcctgggAGCTCAAAAAACCTCTGGGACCCAGCTCATCTCAGAAACCCTGCCAAGCTCTAGAAAGCAACTCCAGACCACGCCCCCAGGCAGCTCTGGTATTGAGCCGGACTTTGGGAGACAGACCAGCTCTGGAACTCAGCTCATCTCTagagcccagcccagctctgggACCCAGACAAGTTCAATAATTCAGCCCAGCTCTGGAGCCCAGTTCAGCTCCAGAACACAGCCCAGCTCCACAATTCAGTTCAGCTCGGAGATAACACCCAGCTCTGAAACCCAGACCAGTTCAAGAATACAGCCCAGCTCTGGAACCCAACCCAGCTCCAGAACGCAGACCAGTTCTGGAACCCAGCTCATCTCTGAGACCCAGCCCAGTGCGACAATGCAGCCCCTCGCTGGAGTCCACCTCATTTCTGGAACCCAAACCAGCTCCAGAACCCATACCAGTTCTGGAACCCAGCTCAACTCTGAGACCCAGCCCAGCTCTGGGACCCAGACCAGTGCAAGAATTCAGCCCAGCTCTGGAGCCCAGCTCTGCTCCAGAACCCAGTTCAGCTCTAGAATTCAGTTCATATCTGAGACTCACCACAGCTCTGAAACCCAGACCAGTTCAAGAACCCAGCCCAGCTCTGGAATCCACCTCAGTTCCAGAACCGAATCTGTTTCTGAAACCCAATCCAGCTCCAGAAGCCAGACCAGCTCAAGAATCCAGCTCAGCTCTAGAAATGGGCTCCGCCCACAGACCCCTGGCCTTGACCCCAGAACCCAGCCTGATCCCACTCCCCCAGCCCGACCTCAACACCCAGGCCCACCACCCAGAGCCCCACCTCCAGGTCCTAGGAGGGTCTCTCACCCTCAGCCCCATGATCTGGTTCAAGGAGCCCAGGCCGATACTGGCCCAGGCCGAAGCCCATCCACTTCTGCCCTGGTGCCACAGCCGTGGTCCCCCTCCGCCCCGCAGAAACCAGCCCTTCCCCCCAAGCCCCAGCTGGGACCCCAGAAGTCCACCCTGCCCACCAAATCTGTCATCCCTAGTTCTGCCACCAGGGCGGCCCTCCTGCATTCCCAGCCCCCTGAACCCTCAGCTCGGGGGCCTGCCCCCTCCGCCATGCTCAGGGAGCCAGGACCGGCTCCGCAGGCGTCAGAGCCCTTCCCCTACCATGGGGGGCTATAG
- the TBXA2R gene encoding thromboxane A2 receptor: MWPNGSSLGPCLRPTNITLEERRLIASPWFAASFCLVGLASNLLALSVLVSARQGSSHARSSFLTFLCGLVITDFMGLLVTGTIVVSQHAALLDWQSVDPGCNLCRFMGVIMVFFGLCPLLLGAAMASERYLGITRPFSRPAAASQRRAWTTVGLVWAAALALGLLPLLGVGRYTVQYPGSWCFLTLGAEPGDVAFGLLFTLLGSLSVGLSFLLNTISVATLCHVYHGQEAAQQRPRDCEVEMMAQLTGIMVVASICWMPLLVFIAQTVLRSPPAMSPTGQLSRATEQQLLIYLRVATWNQILDPWVYILFRRAVIRRLHPRLSTGSRSLSLQPQLTRRSTMQ; this comes from the exons ATGTGGCCCAATGGCAGTTCTCTGGGGCCCTGTTTGCGGCCAACAAACATCACGCTGGAGGAACGGCGCCTGATCGCCTCCCCCTGGTTCGCGGCCTCCTTCTGCCTGGTGGGCCTGGCCTCCAACCTGCTGGCGTTGAGCGTGCTGGTGAGTGCGCGGCAGGGCAGCTCCCATGCGCGATCCTCCTTCCTGACCTTCCTCTGCGGCCTGGTCATCACCGACTTCATGGGGCTGCTGGTCACTGGCACCATCGTGGTGTCCCAGCACGCCGCCCTCTTGGACTGGCAGTCCGTGGACCCAGGTTGCAACCTCTGCCGCTTCATGGGAGTCATCATGGTCTTTTTTGGCCTGTGCCCGCTGCTGCTGGGGGCCGCCATGGCCTCGGAGCGTTACCTGGGCATCACCCGGCCCTTCTCACGGCCCGCAGCCGCCTCGCAGCGCCGGGCCTGGACCACGGTGGGGCTGGTGTGGGCTGCCGCGCTGGCGCTGGGCCTGCTGCCCCTGCTGGGCGTGGGTCGCTACACCGTGCAGTACCCGGGCTCCTGGTGCTTCCTCACGCTCGGTGCCGAGCCGGGGGACGTGGCCTTCGGTTTGCTCTTCACCCTCCTCGGCAGCCTCTCGGTGGGGCTGTCCTTCCTGCTCAACACGATCAGCGTGGCCACCCTGTGCCACGTCTACCACGGGCAGGAGGCCGCCCAGCAGCGCCCACGGGACTGCGAGGTCGAGATGATGGCTCAGCTCACGGGCATCATGGTGGTGGCCAGCATCTGCTGGATGCCGCTGCTG gtCTTTATCGCCCAGACGGTGCTGCGGAGCCCACCTGCCATGAGCCCGACCGGGCAGCTGTCCCGAGCCACCGAGCAGCAGCTGCTTATCTACCTGCGCGTGGCCACCTGGAACCAGATCCTCGACCCCTGGGTGTACATCCTGTTTCGCCGGGCGGTGATCCGGCGCCTCCACCCTCGCCTCAGTACCGGGTCCAGGTCGCTCTCCCTGCAACCCCAGCTCACCCGCAGGTCCACGATGCAGTAG